A stretch of the Acanthochromis polyacanthus isolate Apoly-LR-REF ecotype Palm Island chromosome 22, KAUST_Apoly_ChrSc, whole genome shotgun sequence genome encodes the following:
- the LOC110962382 gene encoding semaphorin-5B-like isoform X2 translates to MILSQTLHNTSPSCPSYFFFFQLFLHSSSSSFLYIFLLSLSLFTLWFFLHSALRSWVSEFSHPGVKDFSQLAMDLSRNQLVVGARNFLFRLSLNNASLIQATEWAPDEETKRSCQSKGKSEDECQNYIRVLLISGRTLFTCGTNAFTPVCITRQVSNTSQVLDTVNGVARCPYDPRHNSTAMVTEKGELYAATVIDFSGRDPVIYRSLGNMPPLRSAQYNSKWLNEPHFVSVYEIGRFAYFFLRETAVENDCGKMVFSRVARVCKNDMGGRFLLEDTWTTFMKARLNCSRSGEIPFYYNELQSTFYLPEQDLIYGIFTTNVNSISASAVCAFNLSSITQAFNGPFRYQENPRTAWLSTPNPIPNFQCGTLEEGGPGGNLTERSLQDAQRLFLMNDVVQPVTVNPLLTQDNLRFSKLVVDIVQGRDTLYHVMYIGTEYGTILKALSTTNKSLHGCYLEELRILPEGKLGPIKSLQILHNDRSLFVGLDDRLVKIPLERCSSYPTERYCMEARDPYCGWDHKQNRCTTFEESSNMNQWTQNITECPVRNLTQDGGFGPWAPWQPCNHDDGEGSISSCVCRSRSCNGPIARCGGVECKGPTIQVANCSRNGGWTPWSSWGQCSSSCGIGFEVRQRSCNNPAPRHGGRICVGQGREERLCNEKKPCPLPVSWTAWGPWAHCSAECGGGVHSRTRTCENGNSCPGCATEYKACNLEACPEVRRNTPWTAWMPVNVSQDGSRQEQRFRYTCRALLHDPQQLQLGKKKVETRFCPNDGSGACQTDSLVEDLVKTSGRTQPQGARWGSWETWSSCSQQCSRGFRTRKRSCSTAEGRTNPSACVGSPVEYQDCNIQPCPVSGAWSCWSSWSQCSSSCGGGHYQRTRTCSSPPPANGGDICIGLHTEEALCNTHTCEGWGEWTDWGGCDEEGLQHRARRCGEDAETDAGLCQGNLTQSRPCQPHEVPVILPGQEEQSCGTFTLFQLVAVGSASFFAAALLSALGWTYCHHLNRPSAESAVIHPSTPNHLTYNKQGNATPKNEKYIPMEFKTLNKNNLHVNDETCNHFPSPLPSSHMFTTTYYPPSLSKYDFHADSPCRTYMHS, encoded by the exons ATGATTCTCAGTCAAACACTGCATAACACTTCTCCCTCTTGCCCCTcgtatttcttcttcttccaactATTCCTGcattcttcctcctcatccttcctttatattttccttctttctctctctctcttcacccTCTGGTTCTTTCTCCATTCAGCGCTGAGGTCTTGGGTGTCCGAGTTCTCCCATCCGGGGGTGAAAGATTTCTCCCAGCTCGCCATGGACCTGAGCAGAAACCAGCTCGTTGTCGGAGCAAG AAATTTCCTGTTTAGACTGAGTTTGAACAACGCCTCCCTCATACAG GCAACAGAATGGGCACCAGATGAAGAAACAAAGCGTTCATGTCAGAGCAAAGGCAAATCTGAG GACGAATGTCAAAACTATATCCGGGTTTTGTTGATAAGTGGCAGGACGCTGTTCACGTGTGGGACCAACGCTTTCACCCCCGTCTGCATTACCAGGCAG gTTTCTAACACCAGTCAGGTGTTGGACACTGTAAACGGCGTTGCCCGATGTCCCTACGACCCGCGCCACAACTCCACTGCCATGGTAACAGAAAAGGGCGAGCTGTATGCTGCCACGGTGATTGATTTCTCCGGACGTGACCCAGTCATCTACAGGAGCCTGGGGAACATGCCGCCACTGCGCTCCGCCCAGTACAACTCCAAATGGCTCAACG aGCCACATTTCGTGTCCGTTTACGAGATTGGTCGATTCGCCTACTTCTTCCTGAGAGAAACTGCTGTTGAGAACGACTGCGGAAAGATGGTGTTCTCTCGAGTGGCCCGGGTGTGTAAGAACGATATGGGTGGACGTTTTCTTTTGGAAGACACCTGGACCACCTTCATGAAGGCCCGCCTCAACTGCTCACGCTCAGGAGAAATCCCCTTTTACTACAACGAGCTGCAGAGCACCTTCTACCTACCGGAGCAAGACCTGATTTATGGCATCTTTACCACTAATGT GAACAGTATATCAGCTTCTGCTGTGTGCGCCTTCAATCTGAGCTCCATCACTCAGGCCTTCAATGGACCCTTTCGCTACCAGGAGAACCCTCGCACTGCTTGGCTGTCCACGCCAAACCCCATACCCAATTTTCAG TGTGGCACGTTGGAGGAGGGCGGCCCTGGAGGAAACCTGACAGAGCGCAGCCTTCAGGACGCTCAGCGACTCTTCCTCATGAACGATGTGGTCCAGCCGGTCACCGTCAACCCCCTGCTCACCCAGGACAACCTGCGCTTCTCCAAGCTGGTGGTGGACATCGTGCAAGGCCGAGACACTCTCTATCACGTCATGTACATCGGCACTG AATACGGCACCATCCTGAAGGCTCTCTCCACAACCAATAAAAGCCTTCATGGCTGCTACCTGGAGGAGCTCAGGATCCTTCCTGAAGGGAAACTGGGACCAATCAAGAGTCTGCAAATCCTCCACAATGACAGATCGTTGTTTGTGGGGCTTGATGACAGATTGGTGAAGATCCCATTAGAGCGCTGCTCCAGCTATCCGACCGAACG TTATTGCATGGAGGCTCGGGACCCTTACTGTGGCTGGGATCACAAACAGAACCGCTGCACCACTTTTGAGGAGAGCTCCAACATGAACCAGTGGACCCAAAACATCACCGAATGCCCA GTGAGGAACCTGACACAGGATGGTGGATTTGGTCCGTGGGCACCATGGCAACCTTGTAACCACGATGACGGCGAGGGATCCatcagcagctgtgtgtgtcgGTCCCGATCATGCAACGGACCAATAGCCAGATGCGGAGGAGTCGAATGCAAAGGCCCGACCATCCAGGTGGCAAACTGTTCCAG AAATGGCGGCTGGACGCCGTGGTCTTCATGGGGTCAGTGTAGCAGCAGTTGCGGTATCGGCTTTGAAGTGAGGCAGCGGTCCTGCAACAACCCCGCGCCTCGGCATGGAGGTCGAATCTGCGTTGGGCAGGGTCGAGAAGAGAG GCTGTGCAATGAGAAAAAGCCATGTCCCCTGCCAGTGTCGTGGACGGCGTGGGGCCCCTGGGCTCACTGCAGTGCTGAATGTGGAGGCGGGGTCCACTCCAGGACCAGAACCTGTGAGAATGGAAACAGCTGTCCCGGATGTGCGACG GAGTATAAGGCCTGTAATCTTGAGGCTTGCCCTGAGGTTCGCCGCAACACCCCCTGGACCGCCTGGATGCCTGTCAACGTCAGCCAAGACGGGTCTCGGCAGGAGCAGAGGTTCAGGTACACCTGCCGGGCGCTGCTGCATGACCCCCAGCAGCTCCAGCTGGGCAAGAAGAAGGTGGAGACCCGATTCTGCCCCAATGACGGGTCAGGAGCTTGCCAAACCGACT CTCTGGTTGAAGATTTAGTGAAGACCAGCGGCCGAACTCAGCCTCAAGGTGCTCGGTGGGGATCCTGGGAAACGTGGTCCAGCTGCTCCCAGCAGTGTTCCAGAGGCTTCCGAACCCGGAAACGTAGCTGCTCAACGGCAGAGGGAAGGACCAACCCCAGCGCCTGTGTGGGATCCCCGGTGGAGTATCAGGACTGCAACATTCAGCCCTGCCCAG TGAGTGGAGCCTGGTCTTGCTGGTCTTCCTGGTCCCAGTGCTCATCCAGCTGTGGAGGCGGGCATTACCAGCGGACTCGGACATGCAGCAGCCCACCACCTGCAAATGGAGGAGACATCTGTATAGGCCTGCACACCGAAGAGGCCCTTTGTAATACACATACCTGTGAAG GTTGGGGTGAATGGACGGACTGGGGGGGTTGTGATGAGGAGGGTCTGCAGCATCGCGCTCGTCGCTGTGGGGAGGACGCAGAAACGGACGCCGGCCTCTGCCAGGGCAACCTCACCCAGTCCAGGCCCTGTCAGCCTCACGAGGTGCCAG TAATTTTACCTGGACAGGAGGAACAGAGCTGTGGAA CCTTTACCTTGTTCCAGCTGGTAGCAGTGGGCTCAGCCAGCTTCTTCGCTGCAGCGCTCCTGTCAGCACTGGGCTGGACTTACTGCCACCACCTCAACCGACCGTCAGCAGAGTCAGCCGTCATCCACCCCAGCACGCCCAACCACCTCACCTACAACAAGCAGGGCAACGCCACGCCAAAGAACGAGAAATACATCCCCATGGAGTTTAAG ACGCTAAACAAGAACAATCTCCATGTTAACGACGAGACGTGCAACCACTTCCCCTCCCCGCTGCCCTCCAGCCACATGTTCACCACCACCTACTACCCTCCCAGTCTGAGCAAGTACGACTTCCACGCCGACTCACCCTGCAGGACCTACATGCACAGCTGA
- the LOC110962382 gene encoding semaphorin-5B-like isoform X1, which produces MILSQTLHNTSPSCPSYFFFFQLFLHSSSSSFLYIFLLSLSLFTLWFFLHSALRSWVSEFSHPGVKDFSQLAMDLSRNQLVVGARNFLFRLSLNNASLIQATEWAPDEETKRSCQSKGKSEDECQNYIRVLLISGRTLFTCGTNAFTPVCITRQVSNTSQVLDTVNGVARCPYDPRHNSTAMVTEKGELYAATVIDFSGRDPVIYRSLGNMPPLRSAQYNSKWLNEPHFVSVYEIGRFAYFFLRETAVENDCGKMVFSRVARVCKNDMGGRFLLEDTWTTFMKARLNCSRSGEIPFYYNELQSTFYLPEQDLIYGIFTTNVNSISASAVCAFNLSSITQAFNGPFRYQENPRTAWLSTPNPIPNFQCGTLEEGGPGGNLTERSLQDAQRLFLMNDVVQPVTVNPLLTQDNLRFSKLVVDIVQGRDTLYHVMYIGTEYGTILKALSTTNKSLHGCYLEELRILPEGKLGPIKSLQILHNDRSLFVGLDDRLVKIPLERCSSYPTERYCMEARDPYCGWDHKQNRCTTFEESSNMNQWTQNITECPVRNLTQDGGFGPWAPWQPCNHDDGEGSISSCVCRSRSCNGPIARCGGVECKGPTIQVANCSRNGGWTPWSSWGQCSSSCGIGFEVRQRSCNNPAPRHGGRICVGQGREERLCNEKKPCPLPVSWTAWGPWAHCSAECGGGVHSRTRTCENGNSCPGCATEYKACNLEACPEVRRNTPWTAWMPVNVSQDGSRQEQRFRYTCRALLHDPQQLQLGKKKVETRFCPNDGSGACQTDSLVEDLVKTSGRTQPQGARWGSWETWSSCSQQCSRGFRTRKRSCSTAEGRTNPSACVGSPVEYQDCNIQPCPVSGAWSCWSSWSQCSSSCGGGHYQRTRTCSSPPPANGGDICIGLHTEEALCNTHTCEAGWGEWTDWGGCDEEGLQHRARRCGEDAETDAGLCQGNLTQSRPCQPHEVPVILPGQEEQSCGTFTLFQLVAVGSASFFAAALLSALGWTYCHHLNRPSAESAVIHPSTPNHLTYNKQGNATPKNEKYIPMEFKTLNKNNLHVNDETCNHFPSPLPSSHMFTTTYYPPSLSKYDFHADSPCRTYMHS; this is translated from the exons ATGATTCTCAGTCAAACACTGCATAACACTTCTCCCTCTTGCCCCTcgtatttcttcttcttccaactATTCCTGcattcttcctcctcatccttcctttatattttccttctttctctctctctcttcacccTCTGGTTCTTTCTCCATTCAGCGCTGAGGTCTTGGGTGTCCGAGTTCTCCCATCCGGGGGTGAAAGATTTCTCCCAGCTCGCCATGGACCTGAGCAGAAACCAGCTCGTTGTCGGAGCAAG AAATTTCCTGTTTAGACTGAGTTTGAACAACGCCTCCCTCATACAG GCAACAGAATGGGCACCAGATGAAGAAACAAAGCGTTCATGTCAGAGCAAAGGCAAATCTGAG GACGAATGTCAAAACTATATCCGGGTTTTGTTGATAAGTGGCAGGACGCTGTTCACGTGTGGGACCAACGCTTTCACCCCCGTCTGCATTACCAGGCAG gTTTCTAACACCAGTCAGGTGTTGGACACTGTAAACGGCGTTGCCCGATGTCCCTACGACCCGCGCCACAACTCCACTGCCATGGTAACAGAAAAGGGCGAGCTGTATGCTGCCACGGTGATTGATTTCTCCGGACGTGACCCAGTCATCTACAGGAGCCTGGGGAACATGCCGCCACTGCGCTCCGCCCAGTACAACTCCAAATGGCTCAACG aGCCACATTTCGTGTCCGTTTACGAGATTGGTCGATTCGCCTACTTCTTCCTGAGAGAAACTGCTGTTGAGAACGACTGCGGAAAGATGGTGTTCTCTCGAGTGGCCCGGGTGTGTAAGAACGATATGGGTGGACGTTTTCTTTTGGAAGACACCTGGACCACCTTCATGAAGGCCCGCCTCAACTGCTCACGCTCAGGAGAAATCCCCTTTTACTACAACGAGCTGCAGAGCACCTTCTACCTACCGGAGCAAGACCTGATTTATGGCATCTTTACCACTAATGT GAACAGTATATCAGCTTCTGCTGTGTGCGCCTTCAATCTGAGCTCCATCACTCAGGCCTTCAATGGACCCTTTCGCTACCAGGAGAACCCTCGCACTGCTTGGCTGTCCACGCCAAACCCCATACCCAATTTTCAG TGTGGCACGTTGGAGGAGGGCGGCCCTGGAGGAAACCTGACAGAGCGCAGCCTTCAGGACGCTCAGCGACTCTTCCTCATGAACGATGTGGTCCAGCCGGTCACCGTCAACCCCCTGCTCACCCAGGACAACCTGCGCTTCTCCAAGCTGGTGGTGGACATCGTGCAAGGCCGAGACACTCTCTATCACGTCATGTACATCGGCACTG AATACGGCACCATCCTGAAGGCTCTCTCCACAACCAATAAAAGCCTTCATGGCTGCTACCTGGAGGAGCTCAGGATCCTTCCTGAAGGGAAACTGGGACCAATCAAGAGTCTGCAAATCCTCCACAATGACAGATCGTTGTTTGTGGGGCTTGATGACAGATTGGTGAAGATCCCATTAGAGCGCTGCTCCAGCTATCCGACCGAACG TTATTGCATGGAGGCTCGGGACCCTTACTGTGGCTGGGATCACAAACAGAACCGCTGCACCACTTTTGAGGAGAGCTCCAACATGAACCAGTGGACCCAAAACATCACCGAATGCCCA GTGAGGAACCTGACACAGGATGGTGGATTTGGTCCGTGGGCACCATGGCAACCTTGTAACCACGATGACGGCGAGGGATCCatcagcagctgtgtgtgtcgGTCCCGATCATGCAACGGACCAATAGCCAGATGCGGAGGAGTCGAATGCAAAGGCCCGACCATCCAGGTGGCAAACTGTTCCAG AAATGGCGGCTGGACGCCGTGGTCTTCATGGGGTCAGTGTAGCAGCAGTTGCGGTATCGGCTTTGAAGTGAGGCAGCGGTCCTGCAACAACCCCGCGCCTCGGCATGGAGGTCGAATCTGCGTTGGGCAGGGTCGAGAAGAGAG GCTGTGCAATGAGAAAAAGCCATGTCCCCTGCCAGTGTCGTGGACGGCGTGGGGCCCCTGGGCTCACTGCAGTGCTGAATGTGGAGGCGGGGTCCACTCCAGGACCAGAACCTGTGAGAATGGAAACAGCTGTCCCGGATGTGCGACG GAGTATAAGGCCTGTAATCTTGAGGCTTGCCCTGAGGTTCGCCGCAACACCCCCTGGACCGCCTGGATGCCTGTCAACGTCAGCCAAGACGGGTCTCGGCAGGAGCAGAGGTTCAGGTACACCTGCCGGGCGCTGCTGCATGACCCCCAGCAGCTCCAGCTGGGCAAGAAGAAGGTGGAGACCCGATTCTGCCCCAATGACGGGTCAGGAGCTTGCCAAACCGACT CTCTGGTTGAAGATTTAGTGAAGACCAGCGGCCGAACTCAGCCTCAAGGTGCTCGGTGGGGATCCTGGGAAACGTGGTCCAGCTGCTCCCAGCAGTGTTCCAGAGGCTTCCGAACCCGGAAACGTAGCTGCTCAACGGCAGAGGGAAGGACCAACCCCAGCGCCTGTGTGGGATCCCCGGTGGAGTATCAGGACTGCAACATTCAGCCCTGCCCAG TGAGTGGAGCCTGGTCTTGCTGGTCTTCCTGGTCCCAGTGCTCATCCAGCTGTGGAGGCGGGCATTACCAGCGGACTCGGACATGCAGCAGCCCACCACCTGCAAATGGAGGAGACATCTGTATAGGCCTGCACACCGAAGAGGCCCTTTGTAATACACATACCTGTGAAG CAGGTTGGGGTGAATGGACGGACTGGGGGGGTTGTGATGAGGAGGGTCTGCAGCATCGCGCTCGTCGCTGTGGGGAGGACGCAGAAACGGACGCCGGCCTCTGCCAGGGCAACCTCACCCAGTCCAGGCCCTGTCAGCCTCACGAGGTGCCAG TAATTTTACCTGGACAGGAGGAACAGAGCTGTGGAA CCTTTACCTTGTTCCAGCTGGTAGCAGTGGGCTCAGCCAGCTTCTTCGCTGCAGCGCTCCTGTCAGCACTGGGCTGGACTTACTGCCACCACCTCAACCGACCGTCAGCAGAGTCAGCCGTCATCCACCCCAGCACGCCCAACCACCTCACCTACAACAAGCAGGGCAACGCCACGCCAAAGAACGAGAAATACATCCCCATGGAGTTTAAG ACGCTAAACAAGAACAATCTCCATGTTAACGACGAGACGTGCAACCACTTCCCCTCCCCGCTGCCCTCCAGCCACATGTTCACCACCACCTACTACCCTCCCAGTCTGAGCAAGTACGACTTCCACGCCGACTCACCCTGCAGGACCTACATGCACAGCTGA
- the LOC110962382 gene encoding semaphorin-5B-like isoform X4 yields the protein MATSGWRAWAFSPCGLVLVVCSSICLSQQPPIKPADCSRKEHPVVSYQALRSWVSEFSHPGVKDFSQLAMDLSRNQLVVGARNFLFRLSLNNASLIQATEWAPDEETKRSCQSKGKSEDECQNYIRVLLISGRTLFTCGTNAFTPVCITRQVSNTSQVLDTVNGVARCPYDPRHNSTAMVTEKGELYAATVIDFSGRDPVIYRSLGNMPPLRSAQYNSKWLNEPHFVSVYEIGRFAYFFLRETAVENDCGKMVFSRVARVCKNDMGGRFLLEDTWTTFMKARLNCSRSGEIPFYYNELQSTFYLPEQDLIYGIFTTNVNSISASAVCAFNLSSITQAFNGPFRYQENPRTAWLSTPNPIPNFQCGTLEEGGPGGNLTERSLQDAQRLFLMNDVVQPVTVNPLLTQDNLRFSKLVVDIVQGRDTLYHVMYIGTEYGTILKALSTTNKSLHGCYLEELRILPEGKLGPIKSLQILHNDRSLFVGLDDRLVKIPLERCSSYPTERYCMEARDPYCGWDHKQNRCTTFEESSNMNQWTQNITECPVRNLTQDGGFGPWAPWQPCNHDDGEGSISSCVCRSRSCNGPIARCGGVECKGPTIQVANCSRNGGWTPWSSWGQCSSSCGIGFEVRQRSCNNPAPRHGGRICVGQGREERLCNEKKPCPLPVSWTAWGPWAHCSAECGGGVHSRTRTCENGNSCPGCATEYKACNLEACPEVRRNTPWTAWMPVNVSQDGSRQEQRFRYTCRALLHDPQQLQLGKKKVETRFCPNDGSGACQTDSLVEDLVKTSGRTQPQGARWGSWETWSSCSQQCSRGFRTRKRSCSTAEGRTNPSACVGSPVEYQDCNIQPCPVSGAWSCWSSWSQCSSSCGGGHYQRTRTCSSPPPANGGDICIGLHTEEALCNTHTCEGWGEWTDWGGCDEEGLQHRARRCGEDAETDAGLCQGNLTQSRPCQPHEVPVILPGQEEQSCGTFTLFQLVAVGSASFFAAALLSALGWTYCHHLNRPSAESAVIHPSTPNHLTYNKQGNATPKNEKYIPMEFKTLNKNNLHVNDETCNHFPSPLPSSHMFTTTYYPPSLSKYDFHADSPCRTYMHS from the exons CGCTGAGGTCTTGGGTGTCCGAGTTCTCCCATCCGGGGGTGAAAGATTTCTCCCAGCTCGCCATGGACCTGAGCAGAAACCAGCTCGTTGTCGGAGCAAG AAATTTCCTGTTTAGACTGAGTTTGAACAACGCCTCCCTCATACAG GCAACAGAATGGGCACCAGATGAAGAAACAAAGCGTTCATGTCAGAGCAAAGGCAAATCTGAG GACGAATGTCAAAACTATATCCGGGTTTTGTTGATAAGTGGCAGGACGCTGTTCACGTGTGGGACCAACGCTTTCACCCCCGTCTGCATTACCAGGCAG gTTTCTAACACCAGTCAGGTGTTGGACACTGTAAACGGCGTTGCCCGATGTCCCTACGACCCGCGCCACAACTCCACTGCCATGGTAACAGAAAAGGGCGAGCTGTATGCTGCCACGGTGATTGATTTCTCCGGACGTGACCCAGTCATCTACAGGAGCCTGGGGAACATGCCGCCACTGCGCTCCGCCCAGTACAACTCCAAATGGCTCAACG aGCCACATTTCGTGTCCGTTTACGAGATTGGTCGATTCGCCTACTTCTTCCTGAGAGAAACTGCTGTTGAGAACGACTGCGGAAAGATGGTGTTCTCTCGAGTGGCCCGGGTGTGTAAGAACGATATGGGTGGACGTTTTCTTTTGGAAGACACCTGGACCACCTTCATGAAGGCCCGCCTCAACTGCTCACGCTCAGGAGAAATCCCCTTTTACTACAACGAGCTGCAGAGCACCTTCTACCTACCGGAGCAAGACCTGATTTATGGCATCTTTACCACTAATGT GAACAGTATATCAGCTTCTGCTGTGTGCGCCTTCAATCTGAGCTCCATCACTCAGGCCTTCAATGGACCCTTTCGCTACCAGGAGAACCCTCGCACTGCTTGGCTGTCCACGCCAAACCCCATACCCAATTTTCAG TGTGGCACGTTGGAGGAGGGCGGCCCTGGAGGAAACCTGACAGAGCGCAGCCTTCAGGACGCTCAGCGACTCTTCCTCATGAACGATGTGGTCCAGCCGGTCACCGTCAACCCCCTGCTCACCCAGGACAACCTGCGCTTCTCCAAGCTGGTGGTGGACATCGTGCAAGGCCGAGACACTCTCTATCACGTCATGTACATCGGCACTG AATACGGCACCATCCTGAAGGCTCTCTCCACAACCAATAAAAGCCTTCATGGCTGCTACCTGGAGGAGCTCAGGATCCTTCCTGAAGGGAAACTGGGACCAATCAAGAGTCTGCAAATCCTCCACAATGACAGATCGTTGTTTGTGGGGCTTGATGACAGATTGGTGAAGATCCCATTAGAGCGCTGCTCCAGCTATCCGACCGAACG TTATTGCATGGAGGCTCGGGACCCTTACTGTGGCTGGGATCACAAACAGAACCGCTGCACCACTTTTGAGGAGAGCTCCAACATGAACCAGTGGACCCAAAACATCACCGAATGCCCA GTGAGGAACCTGACACAGGATGGTGGATTTGGTCCGTGGGCACCATGGCAACCTTGTAACCACGATGACGGCGAGGGATCCatcagcagctgtgtgtgtcgGTCCCGATCATGCAACGGACCAATAGCCAGATGCGGAGGAGTCGAATGCAAAGGCCCGACCATCCAGGTGGCAAACTGTTCCAG AAATGGCGGCTGGACGCCGTGGTCTTCATGGGGTCAGTGTAGCAGCAGTTGCGGTATCGGCTTTGAAGTGAGGCAGCGGTCCTGCAACAACCCCGCGCCTCGGCATGGAGGTCGAATCTGCGTTGGGCAGGGTCGAGAAGAGAG GCTGTGCAATGAGAAAAAGCCATGTCCCCTGCCAGTGTCGTGGACGGCGTGGGGCCCCTGGGCTCACTGCAGTGCTGAATGTGGAGGCGGGGTCCACTCCAGGACCAGAACCTGTGAGAATGGAAACAGCTGTCCCGGATGTGCGACG GAGTATAAGGCCTGTAATCTTGAGGCTTGCCCTGAGGTTCGCCGCAACACCCCCTGGACCGCCTGGATGCCTGTCAACGTCAGCCAAGACGGGTCTCGGCAGGAGCAGAGGTTCAGGTACACCTGCCGGGCGCTGCTGCATGACCCCCAGCAGCTCCAGCTGGGCAAGAAGAAGGTGGAGACCCGATTCTGCCCCAATGACGGGTCAGGAGCTTGCCAAACCGACT CTCTGGTTGAAGATTTAGTGAAGACCAGCGGCCGAACTCAGCCTCAAGGTGCTCGGTGGGGATCCTGGGAAACGTGGTCCAGCTGCTCCCAGCAGTGTTCCAGAGGCTTCCGAACCCGGAAACGTAGCTGCTCAACGGCAGAGGGAAGGACCAACCCCAGCGCCTGTGTGGGATCCCCGGTGGAGTATCAGGACTGCAACATTCAGCCCTGCCCAG TGAGTGGAGCCTGGTCTTGCTGGTCTTCCTGGTCCCAGTGCTCATCCAGCTGTGGAGGCGGGCATTACCAGCGGACTCGGACATGCAGCAGCCCACCACCTGCAAATGGAGGAGACATCTGTATAGGCCTGCACACCGAAGAGGCCCTTTGTAATACACATACCTGTGAAG GTTGGGGTGAATGGACGGACTGGGGGGGTTGTGATGAGGAGGGTCTGCAGCATCGCGCTCGTCGCTGTGGGGAGGACGCAGAAACGGACGCCGGCCTCTGCCAGGGCAACCTCACCCAGTCCAGGCCCTGTCAGCCTCACGAGGTGCCAG TAATTTTACCTGGACAGGAGGAACAGAGCTGTGGAA CCTTTACCTTGTTCCAGCTGGTAGCAGTGGGCTCAGCCAGCTTCTTCGCTGCAGCGCTCCTGTCAGCACTGGGCTGGACTTACTGCCACCACCTCAACCGACCGTCAGCAGAGTCAGCCGTCATCCACCCCAGCACGCCCAACCACCTCACCTACAACAAGCAGGGCAACGCCACGCCAAAGAACGAGAAATACATCCCCATGGAGTTTAAG ACGCTAAACAAGAACAATCTCCATGTTAACGACGAGACGTGCAACCACTTCCCCTCCCCGCTGCCCTCCAGCCACATGTTCACCACCACCTACTACCCTCCCAGTCTGAGCAAGTACGACTTCCACGCCGACTCACCCTGCAGGACCTACATGCACAGCTGA